A single region of the Salipaludibacillus sp. LMS25 genome encodes:
- a CDS encoding universal stress protein codes for MIIVPIDGSSHSLKALDYAISMANHYEASLLLLNVQREKESTLSCENTDKQLETESLIKEGNDHLQEAIALVADKVPYETKVRIGVPTIEIAEEAKEKEAVSIVMGSRGNGPVISAILGSVSYGVLHLAPCPVTVVPDHTYKHV; via the coding sequence ATGATTATTGTACCTATCGACGGGTCATCCCATTCATTAAAGGCACTTGACTATGCAATATCTATGGCAAACCATTATGAAGCTTCTCTATTATTATTAAACGTGCAACGAGAGAAAGAATCAACCCTTTCTTGTGAAAATACGGATAAACAATTAGAAACAGAAAGTCTAATAAAAGAAGGAAATGATCACTTACAAGAAGCTATTGCCCTTGTAGCGGATAAAGTGCCTTATGAAACAAAAGTAAGAATTGGTGTCCCTACTATAGAAATTGCTGAAGAAGCGAAAGAAAAAGAGGCTGTTAGCATCGTCATGGGATCACGTGGGAACGGCCCCGTCATCAGTGCCATATTGGGAAGTGTCAGTTATGGGGTACTACATTTGGCTCCTTGTCCTGTCACTGTAGTTCCAGATCATACCTATAAGCATGTGTAA
- a CDS encoding TrkA family potassium uptake protein, whose amino-acid sequence MKKQFAIIGLGRFGSSICRELYHMGHEVLAIDKDKKKIEQIADFTTHSLLADGTDEAELTKIGIRNFNHVIVAIAEDIQASILCTLHLKDMGIPKVWVKAQNHYHHKVLEKIGADKIFHPEHDMGNRIAQFLTSEKVIDYIDLSADYSIVEILGTPKINGKTLIELDIRARFGCTILAIKQNGKVNITPEPDIPLNAGDVFTMIGSKQDLRRFQEDVL is encoded by the coding sequence ATGAAGAAACAGTTTGCCATCATCGGACTCGGTCGATTCGGTTCAAGCATTTGCCGGGAACTTTATCATATGGGACATGAAGTCCTAGCGATTGATAAAGATAAGAAAAAGATCGAACAAATAGCGGATTTCACTACCCATAGCTTACTAGCAGATGGGACAGATGAAGCTGAATTAACAAAAATAGGCATACGGAATTTTAATCATGTGATTGTAGCCATTGCTGAGGATATTCAAGCTAGTATTCTTTGCACCTTACATTTGAAGGATATGGGAATTCCGAAAGTGTGGGTGAAAGCTCAAAACCACTATCATCATAAAGTTTTGGAAAAAATCGGAGCCGATAAAATTTTTCATCCTGAACATGATATGGGGAACCGCATTGCCCAATTTTTAACTTCCGAAAAGGTGATCGACTACATTGATTTGTCTGCTGACTATAGTATTGTAGAAATTCTTGGCACACCAAAAATTAATGGGAAAACACTTATTGAACTCGACATTCGCGCCCGATTCGGCTGTACCATTCTCGCTATTAAGCAAAATGGAAAAGTCAATATCACACCTGAACCAGACATTCCTCTTAACGCCGGTGATGTCTTTACTATGATTGGTAGCAAACAAGATTTACGCCGATTTCAAGAAGACGTTTTGTAA
- a CDS encoding ATP-binding cassette domain-containing protein: MNAVELTNVLKRFSNGNGCDMTILFENMDFSVREGELVVVSGDQGSGKSTLLQMIAAMTPANKGTVHVFGEDLLSVHKRTEWRLNNIGFINADSCLMPYLSARQNLLIGFKKEDICYEDKQAQATAILSELGFSEETMDESIEALDDKQQLLATIGRIFMTQPKLILADEPAKALKEEESEELLTKLIHFSRQHGLTVIIATNDSSIVQQADRHVVLEDHHLVEYPIEKTCQ; encoded by the coding sequence ATGAATGCCGTGGAACTAACGAACGTTTTAAAGCGTTTTTCAAATGGAAACGGCTGTGATATGACTATTCTATTTGAAAATATGGATTTCTCTGTTCGTGAAGGGGAACTCGTTGTAGTCTCAGGAGATCAAGGATCCGGCAAGTCAACACTGCTGCAGATGATAGCCGCCATGACACCTGCCAATAAAGGCACCGTTCATGTTTTTGGGGAAGATTTACTCTCCGTTCATAAGCGAACAGAATGGCGTTTAAATAACATCGGATTTATTAACGCTGACAGTTGCCTTATGCCCTATTTATCGGCACGCCAAAATCTGCTAATTGGGTTTAAGAAAGAAGATATTTGTTATGAAGATAAACAGGCTCAAGCTACAGCCATATTAAGTGAGCTCGGCTTCTCAGAGGAAACGATGGATGAATCAATCGAAGCACTCGATGACAAACAACAATTATTAGCTACTATCGGCCGGATTTTTATGACCCAGCCTAAGCTTATTTTAGCAGATGAACCTGCTAAAGCACTTAAAGAGGAAGAAAGTGAAGAACTACTCACTAAACTCATACATTTCTCTCGGCAACACGGGTTAACTGTCATCATTGCCACCAACGACTCATCAATCGTACAACAAGCTGATCGCCATGTTGTTTTGGAAGATCATCATCTCGTAGAATACCCAATCGAAAAAACCTGTCAATAA
- a CDS encoding Hsp20/alpha crystallin family protein: MSDRKKREIQPIHEKPFGDILHSMDHFFTQAIQHFHTPRVIPVHQYETADEYIIEAELPGIKKNQINLDIFQNYIKISVQDEAFTEKKDDAHKITEQSLRYQRADRLVTLPFAVNQSDVKASLSQGLLVIRIPNRRKRIPIDTKEV, from the coding sequence ATGAGTGACAGAAAAAAACGTGAGATTCAACCTATTCATGAAAAACCTTTTGGAGATATTTTGCATTCAATGGACCATTTTTTTACTCAGGCTATTCAACATTTCCACACACCGAGAGTAATCCCGGTGCACCAATACGAAACAGCTGATGAGTATATTATTGAGGCTGAATTGCCAGGTATTAAAAAAAATCAAATCAATCTCGATATTTTCCAAAATTATATTAAGATCAGTGTTCAAGATGAAGCTTTTACCGAAAAAAAAGATGATGCACATAAAATAACAGAGCAATCATTACGTTATCAACGAGCTGATCGCCTAGTAACCCTTCCATTTGCAGTTAATCAATCGGACGTAAAAGCGAGTTTGTCCCAAGGATTATTAGTTATCCGAATTCCAAACAGACGCAAGCGTATTCCAATTGATACGAAGGAGGTGTAG
- a CDS encoding YppG family protein translates to MFFSHPSQHHPYQQQHPYHHPYPPPHQGPYQWPQPPAHGYNPAPHQQQGGQQNPGAKLMSAFQTSDGKFDIQKAMTTMDQVVKTANQVSPLVKQVGSFFTTKT, encoded by the coding sequence ATGTTCTTTTCTCATCCGTCCCAGCACCACCCATATCAACAGCAACATCCCTATCATCATCCCTATCCTCCACCCCATCAAGGGCCTTATCAATGGCCACAACCGCCTGCTCATGGGTATAACCCTGCGCCTCACCAACAACAAGGTGGGCAACAAAATCCCGGTGCAAAGCTTATGAGCGCCTTTCAAACGAGTGATGGGAAATTTGATATCCAAAAAGCTATGACAACGATGGATCAAGTAGTCAAAACGGCTAACCAAGTAAGTCCCCTCGTTAAGCAAGTTGGCAGTTTCTTTACAACAAAAACGTAA
- the nfsA gene encoding oxygen-insensitive NADPH nitroreductase, with translation MNDTIKMMLNHRSIRKFKDDPLSQEDITTIIQAAQMASTSSFIQAYTIIGVTNKAVKSELAHLSGPQPYVEQNGHFFVFCADLYRHTIAGTMEKTAVTTSLESTEKFMVAVIDASLAAQNATIAAESMGYGICYIGGLRNDMEKVSQLLSLPDYVIPLFGLAVGIPDTQSDQKPRLPMNSIYYENTYPNDTHTIYTDLESYNDTIANYYNERTHGERQDRWTEQVSRMLNKPKRTDMKKVVQQKGFLRD, from the coding sequence ATGAATGACACTATAAAAATGATGCTGAATCACCGTTCAATAAGAAAATTTAAAGATGACCCACTCTCTCAGGAAGACATTACAACAATCATACAAGCTGCCCAGATGGCTTCCACTTCTAGTTTTATTCAAGCTTATACGATAATAGGGGTAACAAATAAAGCGGTCAAATCTGAATTAGCACATCTATCAGGACCTCAGCCTTACGTTGAACAAAACGGACATTTTTTTGTGTTTTGTGCTGATCTTTATCGTCACACTATCGCTGGCACAATGGAAAAGACGGCTGTTACGACATCCTTAGAGTCAACAGAAAAATTTATGGTGGCAGTCATTGATGCCTCACTCGCCGCTCAAAACGCAACTATAGCTGCCGAATCCATGGGATATGGTATTTGTTATATTGGTGGCTTACGAAATGATATGGAAAAAGTCTCACAGTTACTGTCTTTACCTGATTATGTGATCCCATTATTCGGACTCGCAGTCGGTATCCCAGATACCCAATCAGACCAAAAACCACGGCTACCTATGAATAGTATCTACTATGAAAATACGTATCCTAATGACACACATACTATTTACACGGATTTAGAAAGCTACAATGACACAATTGCCAACTACTATAATGAACGGACACACGGTGAGCGACAAGATCGATGGACTGAACAAGTATCGCGCATGTTGAACAAACCAAAACGAACAGACATGAAAAAGGTGGTGCAACAAAAAGGTTTCTTAAGAGACTAG
- a CDS encoding S-ribosylhomocysteine lyase, with the protein MTQKMNVESFNLDHTKVKAPYIRLAGTTKGAAGDIIYKYDLRFCQPNKDHMDMPGLHSLEHMMAEFSRNHHQQIVDISPMGCQTGFYLSIINDDNYETVIKLVEKTLNDVLTATEVPACNEVQCGWAASHSLKGAKDIARDMLAHKEEWRDIFR; encoded by the coding sequence ATGACACAAAAGATGAATGTAGAAAGTTTTAACTTAGACCATACAAAAGTAAAAGCGCCTTACATCCGCTTAGCAGGAACAACAAAAGGCGCTGCGGGAGATATTATTTATAAGTACGACCTTCGATTTTGCCAGCCTAATAAAGATCATATGGATATGCCTGGCCTTCATTCCTTGGAACATATGATGGCAGAGTTTAGCCGAAATCATCACCAACAAATCGTTGACATCAGTCCAATGGGGTGTCAAACAGGCTTTTATTTATCTATCATTAATGATGACAACTACGAGACGGTCATTAAGCTCGTAGAAAAGACGCTAAACGATGTGTTAACTGCAACGGAAGTACCTGCGTGCAACGAAGTCCAGTGTGGCTGGGCTGCCTCCCACTCCCTTAAGGGTGCCAAGGATATTGCCCGTGATATGCTAGCCCATAAAGAGGAATGGCGAGATATTTTCCGCTAA
- a CDS encoding phosphatidylglycerophosphatase A: MSKKQPVHCHVVEAAARTLLKERGVELEAIAQIVYDMQSEYNESLSMKECLESVDAVLEKREIQHAILVGIELDKLAEQKKLSEPLQSIVEMDEGLFGVDETIAIGSVFGYGSIAVTTFGYLDKQKIGIIKQLDSKPGDRVHTFLDDLVCSIAANASSRLAHRIRDREEDLREDEIKHRDEEERIG, translated from the coding sequence ATGTCCAAGAAACAACCTGTTCATTGTCACGTCGTTGAAGCCGCTGCAAGAACGTTATTAAAGGAACGTGGCGTAGAACTAGAAGCCATCGCACAAATCGTTTATGATATGCAAAGTGAATATAATGAGTCACTATCTATGAAAGAATGTTTGGAAAGTGTTGACGCAGTTCTAGAAAAACGAGAAATTCAACATGCCATTCTTGTAGGCATTGAATTAGATAAATTAGCTGAACAGAAAAAATTATCTGAACCGCTTCAATCGATTGTTGAAATGGATGAAGGTTTATTTGGAGTTGACGAAACAATTGCCATCGGTTCAGTGTTTGGTTATGGTAGTATCGCCGTTACCACATTCGGGTATCTCGATAAACAAAAGATCGGTATCATTAAACAACTTGACTCAAAACCCGGTGATCGTGTTCACACGTTCCTAGATGATTTAGTCTGTAGTATAGCAGCCAATGCTTCCAGCCGACTTGCTCACCGAATACGTGACCGAGAAGAAGACTTACGTGAAGACGAAATTAAGCATCGTGATGAAGAAGAACGTATTGGCTAA
- a CDS encoding pre-toxin TG domain-containing protein, which translates to MPASSAYNYVTANPTASLSTVVDFVPVVGNLNAGIESVTGRRLEPWERAVPGGAILGGTAVKGASLRRIQIMLDIW; encoded by the coding sequence ATGCCGGCGTCAAGTGCGTATAATTATGTCACAGCGAACCCCACCGCAAGCCTCTCAACGGTCGTTGATTTCGTCCCAGTCGTCGGTAATCTAAATGCTGGTATCGAATCTGTCACAGGTCGGCGTTTAGAACCGTGGGAGCGCGCGGTCCCTGGTGGTGCTATTCTCGGCGGAACAGCAGTTAAAGGTGCTAGTTTGCGAAGAATACAGATAATGTTGGATATATGGTAA
- a CDS encoding citrate synthase: MIGRRKVQELNPNTGQVRTWHETLGSGGEIRQVRPQLGPDKTHYQFDINGNYIGKW, from the coding sequence ATGATCGGACGAAGAAAAGTACAAGAGTTAAATCCTAATACAGGACAAGTAAGAACTTGGCATGAAACGTTAGGTAGTGGAGGGGAAATTAGACAAGTAAGACCGCAACTCGGGCCTGACAAAACTCATTATCAATTTGATATAAATGGAAACTACATAGGAAAGTGGTGA
- the mnmA gene encoding tRNA 2-thiouridine(34) synthase MnmA, with the protein MEKEPKDTRVVVGMSGGVDSSVAAMLLKEQGYDVIGIFMKNWDDTDEFGVCTATEDYEDVMRVCSQLAIPYYSVNFEKQYWDKVFTYFLEEYKTGRTPNPDVICNKEIKFKAFLNHAMSLGADYVATGHYARVVREDGKVHMLRGEDKNKDQTYFLNQLTEKQLSKVLFPIGDMEKPKVRELAAKASLTTASKKDSTGICFIGERNFKEFISGYLPAQKGKMETFDGKVVGQHDGLMYYTIGQRRGLGIGGDGERWFVIGKDLERNVLYVGQGFHNEMLYSDSIMAKDINWIREGVIPDTVECTAKFRYRQSDNKVTVKRLDDSKVQVIFHKPIRAIAPGQAIVFYQGEECLGGGTINQVYRDNKQLTYVG; encoded by the coding sequence ATGGAGAAAGAACCAAAAGACACACGTGTCGTTGTAGGAATGTCAGGCGGAGTCGATTCTTCCGTTGCAGCCATGCTTCTTAAAGAGCAAGGCTATGACGTAATCGGAATATTCATGAAGAACTGGGACGATACAGACGAGTTTGGTGTTTGTACGGCTACAGAAGATTACGAGGACGTTATGCGCGTCTGCAGTCAACTGGCTATTCCCTATTATTCAGTGAATTTTGAAAAGCAGTATTGGGATAAAGTATTTACTTACTTTCTTGAAGAATATAAGACGGGAAGAACGCCGAATCCTGATGTTATATGCAATAAGGAAATCAAGTTTAAGGCATTTTTAAATCATGCCATGAGTCTTGGAGCTGATTATGTGGCTACAGGACATTATGCACGAGTGGTCAGGGAAGACGGAAAAGTTCACATGTTAAGAGGGGAAGATAAAAATAAGGATCAGACTTATTTTCTTAATCAATTAACAGAGAAGCAGTTAAGTAAGGTGTTATTTCCGATAGGTGACATGGAAAAGCCAAAAGTAAGAGAATTAGCTGCCAAAGCCAGTTTAACGACAGCATCTAAAAAAGATAGCACAGGCATTTGTTTTATTGGTGAACGCAATTTCAAAGAGTTTATAAGTGGTTATTTGCCAGCACAAAAGGGGAAAATGGAAACATTTGATGGGAAAGTGGTCGGACAACATGATGGATTAATGTACTACACAATTGGACAAAGGCGTGGATTGGGTATTGGCGGAGACGGTGAGCGATGGTTTGTAATTGGAAAAGATTTAGAAAGGAATGTACTTTATGTTGGACAAGGTTTCCACAATGAAATGCTCTATTCAGACAGCATCATGGCTAAAGATATAAATTGGATCCGGGAGGGTGTTATACCTGATACAGTTGAATGTACTGCTAAATTCCGCTATCGTCAATCGGACAATAAGGTAACAGTAAAACGATTGGATGATTCTAAGGTTCAAGTAATTTTCCATAAACCGATTCGTGCTATAGCACCTGGTCAAGCAATTGTTTTCTATCAAGGGGAAGAATGTCTCGGTGGAGGGACTATTAATCAAGTATATCGTGACAATAAACAATTAACTTACGTGGGATAA